The Mycolicibacterium flavescens genome has a segment encoding these proteins:
- a CDS encoding transcription factor WhiB codes for MTSSAHSVVHGAEAEARIAWVSQARCRQTDPDELFVRGAAQRKAAVICRHCPVILECGADALDNRVEFGVWGGMTERQRRALLKQHPEVVSWAEFFNAQRKHRNAV; via the coding sequence ATGACGTCGTCGGCTCACAGTGTCGTCCACGGTGCCGAGGCCGAAGCCCGCATCGCCTGGGTGTCGCAAGCCCGATGCCGCCAGACCGATCCTGATGAGCTGTTCGTCCGGGGGGCCGCACAGCGCAAAGCCGCAGTGATCTGTCGGCACTGTCCGGTGATCCTCGAGTGCGGCGCCGACGCGCTCGACAACCGGGTGGAGTTCGGAGTCTGGGGTGGGATGACCGAGCGGCAGCGCCGCGCTCTGCTCAAGCAGCACCCCGAGGTCGTCTCCTGGGCGGAGTTCTTCAACGCCCAGCGCAAGCATCGCAACGCGGTCTAG
- the arsA_1 gene encoding oxyanion-translocating ATPase encodes MSTTPPALDLGSILKDTSNRVVVCCGAGGVGKTTTAAAMALRAAEYGRTVVVLTIDPAKRLAQALGIKTLGNTPQRVPLAPEVSGELHAMMLDMRRTFDEMVIQYSGTQRAQEILDNQFYQTVATSLAGTQEYMAMEKLGQLLAEDRWDLVVVDTPPSRNALDFLDAPKRLGGFMDSRLWKLLLGPGRGIGRLVTGAMGLAMKALSTVLGSQMLSDAAAFVQSLDSTFGGFREKADRTYELLKRRGTQFVVVSAAEPDALREASFFVDRLSEEHMPLAGLILNRTHPMLCDLHAEKAEEAAETIEKSDPESVTAAVLRIHADRAMTAKREIRLLSRFTGANPHVSIVGVPSLPFDVSDLEALRAIADQITGETAA; translated from the coding sequence ATGAGTACGACTCCACCGGCCCTCGACTTGGGCTCGATTCTCAAGGACACGTCGAACCGCGTCGTGGTGTGCTGCGGCGCCGGAGGCGTCGGCAAGACCACCACGGCGGCGGCGATGGCGCTGCGCGCGGCGGAGTACGGCAGGACCGTCGTGGTGCTGACCATCGACCCGGCTAAGCGGCTCGCCCAGGCGCTGGGCATCAAGACGCTCGGCAACACTCCGCAGCGGGTTCCGCTGGCCCCCGAGGTGTCGGGCGAACTGCACGCGATGATGCTCGACATGCGCCGAACGTTCGACGAGATGGTCATCCAGTACTCGGGAACCCAACGGGCACAAGAGATCCTGGACAACCAGTTCTATCAGACCGTGGCCACCTCACTGGCGGGCACTCAGGAGTACATGGCCATGGAGAAGCTCGGCCAGCTCCTGGCCGAGGACCGGTGGGACCTGGTCGTCGTCGACACCCCACCGTCACGCAACGCGTTGGACTTTCTCGACGCGCCAAAGCGGTTGGGCGGCTTCATGGACAGCAGGCTGTGGAAGCTGCTGCTGGGGCCCGGACGGGGCATCGGCCGGTTGGTCACGGGGGCGATGGGCCTGGCGATGAAGGCGCTGTCCACGGTTCTGGGATCGCAAATGCTCTCGGACGCAGCGGCTTTCGTACAGTCGCTGGACTCGACGTTCGGTGGCTTCCGCGAGAAGGCCGACCGCACCTATGAGCTGCTCAAGCGGCGCGGGACGCAGTTCGTGGTGGTCTCGGCGGCCGAACCGGACGCCCTTCGCGAGGCATCGTTCTTCGTCGACCGGCTTTCCGAGGAGCACATGCCGCTGGCCGGTCTGATCCTCAACCGCACCCACCCGATGCTGTGCGATCTGCACGCCGAGAAGGCCGAGGAAGCCGCCGAGACGATCGAGAAGAGTGATCCGGAGTCGGTGACGGCAGCGGTGTTGCGGATCCACGCCGACCGGGCCATGACCGCCAAGCGTGAGATCCGGCTGCTGTCGCGCTTCACCGGAGCCAACCCGCACGTGTCGATCGTGGGCGTGCCCTCGCTGCCGTTCGACGTCTCGGACCTGGAAGCGCTGCGGGCGATCGCCGATCAGATCACCGGCGAGACCGCCGCGTAG
- the arsA_2 gene encoding oxyanion-translocating ATPase — protein sequence MASTTNGGRSVGWPSRLSKARLHFVTGKGGTGKSTIAASLALALAAGGRKVLLVEVEGRQGIAQLFDVPPLPYQEVKIATAEGGGQVNALAIDTEAAFLEYLDMFYNLGLAGRAMRRIGAVEFATTIAPGLRDVLLTGKIREIVTRAEKGKQPVYDAVVVDSPPTGRIARFLDVTKAVSDLAKGGPVHGQAESVVKVLHSDMTAIHLVTLLEALPIQETLEAIDELKELSLPIGSVIVNRDIPAYLPADALTKAAEGDIDADTVRADLAEAGITLSDSDFAGLLTEAIQHATRIQARAESAEQLDALDVARLQLPQIVDGVDLGSLYELAEELERQGVR from the coding sequence GTGGCTTCCACTACCAATGGCGGTAGATCCGTCGGCTGGCCCTCTCGGCTGAGCAAGGCTCGACTGCACTTCGTCACCGGCAAGGGTGGCACCGGCAAATCCACGATCGCCGCATCGCTGGCGCTTGCGCTCGCGGCCGGGGGCCGCAAGGTGCTGTTGGTGGAAGTCGAAGGGCGCCAAGGCATTGCGCAGCTGTTCGACGTGCCGCCGCTGCCCTACCAGGAGGTCAAGATCGCCACCGCCGAGGGCGGCGGTCAGGTCAACGCGCTGGCCATCGACACCGAGGCCGCGTTCCTTGAATACCTCGACATGTTCTACAACCTGGGTCTGGCCGGGCGTGCGATGCGCCGGATCGGGGCCGTCGAGTTCGCGACCACGATCGCACCGGGTCTGCGCGATGTGCTGCTGACCGGCAAGATCCGCGAAATCGTGACCCGCGCCGAGAAGGGCAAACAGCCCGTCTACGACGCGGTTGTGGTCGACTCCCCGCCGACGGGTCGCATCGCGCGCTTCCTCGACGTCACCAAGGCGGTGTCGGATCTGGCCAAGGGCGGCCCGGTGCACGGCCAGGCCGAAAGCGTGGTCAAGGTGCTGCACTCCGACATGACCGCGATCCACCTGGTCACGTTGCTGGAGGCGCTGCCCATTCAGGAGACGCTGGAGGCGATCGACGAGCTCAAGGAGCTCAGCCTGCCCATTGGCAGCGTCATCGTCAACCGCGACATTCCTGCCTACTTGCCCGCCGATGCGTTGACCAAGGCGGCCGAAGGTGACATCGACGCCGACACCGTGCGAGCCGACCTCGCCGAAGCCGGAATCACGTTGTCGGACTCCGATTTCGCCGGCCTGTTGACCGAGGCGATCCAGCATGCGACCCGGATCCAGGCGCGCGCCGAAAGCGCGGAGCAACTCGACGCGTTGGACGTGGCGCGCCTGCAGCTGCCGCAGATCGTCGACGGTGTCGATCTGGGCAGCCTGTACGAACTCGCCGAAGAACTCGAACGCCAAGGGGTGCGCTGA
- the yabJ gene encoding putative translation initiation inhibitor, yjgF family: MTPSGRLAELGIELPPVVAPLAAYVPAVRTGNLVYTAGQLPIRDGELVLTGKVGGGVTPERAHELARVCALNALAAVHSLVGIDAVTRVVKVVGFVASAPGFHGQPGVINGASELFGEVFGEVGAHARSAVGVSELPRDAPVEVEVILEVA, encoded by the coding sequence GTGACACCGTCCGGGCGGCTGGCGGAGCTGGGCATCGAGTTGCCTCCAGTGGTCGCGCCGTTGGCGGCCTACGTGCCTGCAGTGCGCACCGGCAACCTCGTCTACACCGCGGGCCAGCTGCCGATTCGCGACGGCGAACTGGTGCTCACGGGCAAGGTCGGCGGCGGGGTCACCCCCGAGCGGGCCCACGAGCTGGCCCGGGTGTGCGCGCTCAACGCGCTGGCCGCGGTGCATTCGCTGGTCGGCATCGACGCGGTGACCCGCGTGGTCAAGGTGGTCGGGTTCGTCGCCTCCGCGCCGGGATTCCACGGTCAGCCGGGTGTGATCAACGGCGCGTCGGAACTCTTCGGGGAGGTGTTCGGGGAGGTAGGCGCGCATGCTCGCTCCGCAGTTGGGGTGTCCGAGTTGCCGAGGGACGCCCCGGTCGAGGTCGAAGTGATCTTGGAGGTCGCGTGA
- the baeB_1 gene encoding Zn-dependent hydrolase, glyoxylase — translation MTPEHPAYGRLRPVTDTASVLLCDNPGLLTLDGTNTWVLRGPGSDEMVVVDPGPDDDEHIGRIAELGTIPLVLISHKHEDHTGAIDKIVDRTGAVVRSVGSGFLRGLGGPLTDGEVIEAAGLLITVMATPGHTVDSVSFLLDDAVLTADTVLGRGTTVIDKEDGSLADYLESLQRLRGLGPRTVLPGHGPDLENLEAVTDMYLAHREERLEQVRAALRVLGDDATVRQVVEHVYTDVDEKLWDVAEWSVQAQLDYLRT, via the coding sequence GTGACGCCGGAGCATCCGGCGTACGGACGGCTGCGTCCGGTCACCGACACTGCCTCGGTGCTGCTGTGCGACAACCCCGGCTTGTTGACGCTGGACGGCACCAACACCTGGGTGTTGCGCGGCCCCGGCAGCGACGAGATGGTCGTCGTCGACCCCGGGCCCGACGACGACGAGCACATCGGGCGGATCGCGGAGCTGGGAACGATTCCGTTGGTGCTGATCAGCCACAAACACGAGGACCACACCGGTGCCATCGACAAAATCGTCGACCGCACGGGCGCGGTGGTGCGTTCCGTGGGCAGCGGATTCCTGCGAGGCCTCGGCGGCCCGCTCACCGACGGCGAGGTCATCGAAGCCGCGGGGCTGCTTATCACCGTGATGGCCACCCCGGGCCACACCGTCGACTCGGTGTCGTTCCTGCTCGACGATGCGGTCCTGACGGCCGACACCGTGCTGGGCCGCGGGACGACCGTCATCGACAAGGAGGACGGCAGCCTCGCCGACTACCTGGAGTCACTGCAGCGGCTGCGGGGCCTCGGACCGCGCACCGTGTTGCCCGGGCACGGGCCCGATCTGGAGAACCTCGAAGCCGTGACCGACATGTACCTGGCGCACCGCGAGGAGCGGCTCGAGCAGGTGCGCGCGGCGCTGCGGGTGCTCGGCGACGACGCCACCGTGCGACAGGTCGTCGAGCACGTCTACACCGACGTCGATGAGAAGCTATGGGACGTAGCGGAATGGAGCGTCCAAGCACAGCTCGACTATCTGCGCACCTGA
- the crp_1 gene encoding cAMP-binding protein, producing the protein MDEILARAGIFQGVEPSAVTALTKQLQPVDFPRGHTVFAEGEPGDRLYIIISGKVKIGRRSPDGRENLLTIMGPSDMFGELSIFDPGPRTSSATTITEVRAVSMDRDALRAWIADRPEIAEQLLRVLARRLRRTNNNLADLIFTDVPGRVAKQLLQLAQRFGTQEGGALRVTHDLTQEEIAQLVGASRETVNKALADFAHRGWIRLEGKSVLISDSERLARRAR; encoded by the coding sequence GTGGACGAGATCCTGGCGCGGGCCGGAATCTTCCAGGGGGTCGAACCCAGCGCCGTCACCGCGCTGACCAAGCAATTGCAGCCAGTCGACTTCCCCCGTGGACACACCGTGTTCGCCGAGGGTGAGCCCGGCGATCGGCTCTACATCATCATTTCCGGCAAGGTCAAGATCGGACGCCGCTCGCCGGACGGCCGCGAGAACCTGCTCACGATCATGGGCCCGTCGGACATGTTCGGTGAGCTCTCGATCTTCGACCCCGGTCCGCGGACGTCGAGCGCGACCACCATCACCGAGGTTCGCGCGGTGTCGATGGACCGCGACGCGCTGCGGGCGTGGATCGCCGACCGCCCCGAGATCGCCGAGCAGCTGTTGCGCGTGCTCGCCCGCCGGTTGCGCCGCACCAACAACAACCTCGCCGACTTGATCTTCACCGACGTTCCCGGCCGGGTGGCCAAGCAGCTGCTTCAGCTGGCGCAGCGGTTCGGCACCCAGGAGGGCGGCGCGCTGCGGGTGACCCATGACCTCACTCAGGAGGAGATCGCCCAGCTCGTCGGCGCATCGCGGGAGACCGTCAACAAGGCGCTCGCCGATTTCGCCCATCGCGGGTGGATTCGCTTGGAAGGCAAGAGCGTTCTGATCTCCGACTCGGAACGGCTCGCGCGCCGAGCCCGATAG
- a CDS encoding membrane protein codes for MSWLLVGLIPGLLMAATLGLQRLEAGLHQDTVSATDVAHFFEQAEPLDVDTLARDGMSRALDGLRHRQHVAHAFTSGSAAHFRDTDLPVRPYPQHGMNPEFQQTRHADRV; via the coding sequence GTGTCGTGGTTGCTCGTTGGCCTGATTCCGGGGTTGCTGATGGCTGCGACGCTCGGGCTGCAACGCCTGGAGGCCGGCCTGCACCAGGACACCGTCTCAGCCACCGATGTGGCGCACTTCTTCGAACAGGCCGAGCCGTTGGACGTCGACACGCTGGCGCGGGACGGAATGAGCCGCGCACTGGACGGTCTGCGCCATCGCCAGCACGTCGCTCACGCGTTCACCAGCGGGTCAGCGGCGCATTTTCGGGATACGGATCTGCCGGTACGGCCATATCCCCAGCACGGGATGAATCCGGAATTTCAGCAGACCCGACATGCCGATCGTGTGTAG
- the pdg gene encoding endonuclease III — protein MNRTLAQAFPHVYCELDFTNPLELTVATILSAQSTDKRVNLTTPALFRKYRTALDYAQADRTELEELIRPTGFYRNKANSLIRLGQELVERFDGEVPATMEELVSLPGVGRKTANVILGNAFGVPGITVDTHFGRLVRRWGWTTEEDPVKVEHAVGELIERSEWTDLSHRVIFHGRRVCHARKPACGVCVLANDCPSFGIGPTDPLIAAPLVKGPETEHLLAMAGL, from the coding sequence ATGAATCGCACGCTGGCGCAGGCATTTCCGCACGTGTACTGCGAGCTGGACTTCACCAACCCGCTCGAGCTCACCGTCGCGACGATCCTGTCGGCCCAAAGCACCGACAAGCGGGTCAACCTGACGACACCGGCGCTGTTCAGGAAATATCGCACCGCCCTGGACTACGCGCAGGCCGACCGCACCGAGCTCGAAGAGCTCATCCGGCCCACCGGGTTCTATCGCAACAAGGCCAATTCGCTCATCCGGCTCGGTCAGGAACTCGTCGAGCGGTTCGACGGCGAGGTACCGGCCACCATGGAGGAGCTGGTCAGCCTGCCGGGGGTCGGCCGCAAGACCGCCAACGTCATCCTCGGCAACGCGTTCGGCGTCCCCGGCATCACGGTCGACACCCATTTCGGCAGGCTCGTGCGCCGCTGGGGGTGGACCACCGAAGAGGATCCGGTCAAGGTCGAGCACGCGGTCGGTGAGCTCATCGAGCGCAGCGAGTGGACCGACCTCAGCCATCGGGTGATCTTTCACGGCCGCCGCGTCTGCCACGCGCGCAAGCCGGCGTGTGGGGTCTGCGTGCTGGCCAACGACTGCCCCTCCTTCGGCATCGGGCCCACCGACCCGCTGATCGCCGCGCCGCTGGTCAAGGGACCCGAAACCGAGCATCTGCTGGCTATGGCCGGCCTGTAA
- the resA_1 gene encoding thiol-disulfide isomerase-like thioredoxin, with product MVLVVLVALGWALWSQLDRDTDSTGAPSQHSARDRRAADTAEALAGPRAEADLPPCPALGAGAGPEALRGITLECAGDGAMVDVAKALAGRVVVLNLWAYWCAPCAAELPAMAEYQQRMGSAVTVLTVHQDENETAALLRLAELGVRLPTLQDGRRLIAAALRVPNVMPATVVLRADGSVAQVLPRSFTSADEIAAAVGPQVGARTGEPG from the coding sequence GTGGTGCTCGTGGTCCTCGTGGCGCTCGGGTGGGCGCTGTGGTCGCAGTTGGACCGTGACACCGACTCCACGGGGGCGCCGTCGCAACACAGCGCGCGCGACCGCCGTGCCGCCGACACCGCCGAAGCGCTGGCCGGCCCGCGGGCCGAGGCCGACCTGCCGCCGTGCCCCGCGCTGGGAGCCGGAGCGGGACCCGAGGCACTGCGCGGGATCACGCTGGAGTGCGCGGGTGACGGAGCGATGGTCGACGTGGCCAAGGCGCTGGCCGGCCGCGTCGTCGTGCTCAACCTGTGGGCGTACTGGTGTGCGCCGTGCGCGGCCGAACTCCCCGCGATGGCCGAATATCAGCAGCGCATGGGCTCGGCCGTGACCGTGCTGACCGTGCACCAGGACGAGAACGAGACGGCGGCGCTGCTGCGGCTGGCCGAACTCGGCGTGCGACTGCCCACCCTGCAGGACGGCAGGCGGTTGATCGCCGCCGCGCTCCGGGTGCCCAACGTCATGCCCGCAACCGTGGTGTTGCGCGCGGACGGTAGCGTTGCGCAGGTCCTACCGCGCTCTTTCACCAGCGCCGATGAGATCGCCGCAGCGGTGGGGCCGCAGGTCGGCGCGAGGACGGGAGAGCCGGGGTGA
- a CDS encoding ADP-ribose pyrophosphatase, with protein sequence MSWVSEGSGLMPDAAPAWLKPLLDNAGDIKRAYRRRVPPELLAMVTSEGKPAQADAREAAVLVLFSGPADSPTGAVPDEADLLVTVRAGTLRHHAGQAAFPGGAVEPGDHSPVQTALREANEETGIDGQRLHPLTTMERLFIPPSGFHVVPVLAYSPDPGPVGVVDEAETAHVARVPVRAFINPENRIMVYRKANTRRYAGPAFLLNEMLVWGFTGQVISAMLDVAGWAKPWNTGDVRELEDAMALVGRGAGYGDAQP encoded by the coding sequence GTGAGCTGGGTCAGCGAGGGTAGCGGTCTGATGCCCGACGCCGCCCCGGCCTGGCTCAAACCGTTGCTGGACAACGCAGGCGACATCAAGCGGGCCTACCGCAGGCGAGTGCCACCCGAGCTGCTCGCGATGGTCACCAGCGAAGGAAAACCGGCGCAGGCCGACGCGCGGGAGGCGGCGGTGCTGGTGTTGTTCTCCGGACCCGCCGACTCCCCGACCGGCGCCGTGCCCGACGAGGCCGACCTTCTGGTCACAGTGCGCGCGGGCACCCTGCGCCACCACGCAGGTCAGGCCGCGTTTCCCGGAGGCGCCGTCGAACCCGGCGACCACAGCCCGGTGCAGACGGCGCTGCGCGAGGCCAACGAGGAGACCGGGATCGACGGGCAGCGGTTACATCCGCTCACCACGATGGAGCGGTTGTTCATCCCGCCGTCGGGGTTCCACGTCGTACCGGTGTTGGCCTACTCGCCGGACCCGGGCCCCGTGGGTGTCGTCGACGAAGCCGAGACCGCGCACGTCGCCCGAGTTCCGGTGCGCGCGTTCATCAACCCCGAGAACCGAATCATGGTGTACCGCAAGGCCAACACGCGGCGCTATGCGGGTCCGGCGTTCCTGCTCAACGAGATGCTGGTGTGGGGTTTCACCGGCCAGGTGATCTCGGCGATGCTCGATGTCGCGGGATGGGCAAAGCCGTGGAATACCGGCGACGTGCGCGAACTGGAGGACGCAATGGCGCTCGTCGGCCGCGGCGCCGGTTACGGTGATGCACAACCATGA
- a CDS encoding trypsin-like serine protease with C-terminal PDZ domain encodes MTSSQWVDLIVLGIAFVAGISGWRSGALGSMLSFLGVVLGAVAGVLLAPHLVANIDGPRTKLFVTLFLILALVVVGEIAGVVLGRAVRSAIRNRSLRTVDSLIGVAIQTLAVLVAAWMLTYPLQSSDQPNLAAAVRGSQVLKEVNDLAPAWLREVPKRLSALLDTSGLPDVLQPFGRTPIVAVDAPDAALAADPVVASARPSVVKIRGVAPGCQKVLEGTGFVAASNRVISNAHVVAGSESVTVEADGQTYDAFVVSYDPQADISILDVPDLPSAPLSFADTPATTGTDAVVMGYPGGGNFVATPARVREIIELSGPDIYRTTTVEREVYTIRGTVRQGNSGGPMIDREGRVLGVVFGAAVDDADTGFVLTANEVSQQLAKLGNTERVPTGACVA; translated from the coding sequence ATGACATCGTCGCAGTGGGTGGACCTCATTGTCCTCGGCATCGCCTTCGTGGCGGGCATTTCGGGCTGGCGCTCGGGCGCGCTGGGCTCGATGCTGTCGTTCCTCGGGGTGGTCCTCGGCGCCGTGGCCGGGGTGCTGCTGGCGCCCCACTTGGTCGCCAACATCGACGGGCCGCGCACCAAGCTGTTCGTGACGCTGTTCTTGATCCTGGCGTTGGTCGTCGTGGGCGAGATCGCCGGCGTCGTGCTCGGCCGGGCGGTGCGCAGCGCCATCCGCAACCGCTCGCTGCGGACGGTCGACTCGCTGATCGGGGTGGCAATACAAACCTTGGCGGTCCTGGTGGCCGCGTGGATGCTGACGTACCCGCTGCAGTCGTCGGACCAGCCGAACCTCGCCGCGGCCGTGCGTGGCTCGCAGGTGCTCAAGGAAGTCAACGACCTGGCGCCTGCGTGGCTGCGCGAGGTGCCCAAGCGGCTCTCGGCGTTGCTGGACACCTCCGGCCTGCCCGACGTGCTGCAACCGTTCGGGCGTACCCCGATCGTCGCCGTCGACGCGCCCGACGCCGCGCTGGCCGCCGACCCGGTCGTGGCGTCGGCTCGGCCCAGCGTCGTCAAGATCCGCGGGGTCGCCCCCGGCTGCCAGAAGGTTCTCGAAGGGACCGGTTTCGTCGCCGCCAGCAACCGCGTGATCTCCAACGCGCACGTGGTCGCCGGATCGGAGAGCGTCACCGTCGAGGCCGACGGGCAGACCTACGACGCGTTCGTCGTGTCCTACGACCCGCAGGCCGATATCTCGATCCTCGACGTGCCGGACCTGCCGTCGGCGCCTCTGTCGTTCGCCGACACCCCGGCCACCACCGGTACCGACGCCGTGGTGATGGGGTATCCCGGCGGCGGAAACTTCGTCGCCACGCCGGCGCGTGTCCGCGAGATCATCGAGCTGAGCGGCCCCGACATCTATCGCACCACCACTGTCGAGCGCGAGGTCTACACCATCAGAGGCACTGTGCGCCAAGGTAATTCGGGCGGGCCGATGATCGACCGAGAGGGCCGGGTGCTGGGCGTGGTGTTCGGTGCCGCGGTCGACGACGCCGACACCGGTTTCGTGCTCACCGCCAACGAGGTGTCGCAGCAACTGGCCAAGCTCGGCAACACCGAACGGGTGCCCACCGGCGCCTGCGTCGCCTAG
- a CDS encoding putative hydrolase or acyltransferase of alpha/beta superfamily, protein MPPPAPSVVRIDGPWRHLKVHANGIRFHVVEAEGDAAAGAERPLVILLHGFGSFWWSWRHQLRGLSGARVVAVDLRGYGASDKPPRGYDGWTLAGDTAGLVRALGHKSATLVGHADGGLVCWATAVLHPRAVSAIAVVSSPHPAALRASALRRRDQGRALLPWMLRYQVPMWPERALTRNDGAELERLVRSRAGDKWLATEDFSETIAHMRRAIQIPGAAHSALEYQRWAVRSQLRGEGRRFIREMKRPISVPVLHMRGVADPYVLADPVYRTQRYAPHGRYVSIDGAAHFSHEEAPDTVNDQLSRFVGQVYG, encoded by the coding sequence GTGCCCCCACCCGCCCCGTCGGTCGTCCGCATCGACGGACCGTGGCGGCATCTGAAGGTGCACGCCAACGGAATTCGCTTCCATGTGGTCGAAGCGGAGGGTGACGCCGCTGCGGGCGCCGAGCGGCCGCTGGTGATCCTGCTGCACGGGTTCGGGTCGTTCTGGTGGTCCTGGCGCCACCAACTGCGCGGCTTGTCCGGCGCCCGGGTGGTCGCGGTCGACCTGCGCGGTTACGGTGCCAGCGACAAGCCGCCGCGAGGCTACGACGGCTGGACGCTGGCCGGTGACACCGCGGGCCTGGTGCGCGCGCTGGGCCATAAGAGCGCGACGCTGGTCGGGCATGCCGACGGCGGCCTGGTGTGCTGGGCCACCGCCGTGCTGCATCCGCGCGCCGTAAGCGCGATCGCAGTGGTCAGCTCACCGCATCCGGCGGCGCTGCGCGCTTCTGCGCTGCGCCGTCGCGACCAGGGCCGCGCGCTGCTGCCGTGGATGCTGCGGTACCAGGTGCCGATGTGGCCCGAGCGGGCGTTGACCCGCAACGACGGTGCCGAACTCGAACGCCTGGTGCGCAGCCGCGCCGGCGACAAATGGCTTGCCACCGAAGACTTCTCCGAGACCATCGCGCACATGCGCCGCGCCATTCAAATCCCCGGCGCCGCGCACTCGGCCCTCGAGTACCAGCGGTGGGCGGTGCGCAGCCAGCTACGCGGTGAGGGCAGGCGCTTCATACGCGAGATGAAGCGACCGATCAGCGTTCCGGTGCTGCACATGCGCGGTGTTGCCGACCCGTATGTACTCGCCGATCCGGTGTACCGGACGCAGCGTTACGCACCGCACGGTAGGTACGTATCCATCGACGGCGCAGCACATTTCAGCCACGAGGAGGCGCCGGACACGGTGAACGACCAGTTGTCTCGCTTCGTGGGGCAGGTCTACGGCTAG
- a CDS encoding Protein of uncharacterised function (DUF1469), which translates to MSDRRNGAPTTVTSIPLVDPHAPKADPSIGDLVKDATAQVSTLVRAEVELAKAEITRDVKKGLTGSVFFVLALVVLFYSTFFFFFFLGELLDLWLVKWAAYLIVFGLMVVVTAIFAFLGYLKVRRIRGPQKTIESVKEIPEALTPGHDRTKEIASGDGKPASTADPSGW; encoded by the coding sequence GTGAGCGATCGCAGGAATGGCGCGCCGACCACCGTCACGTCGATACCGCTGGTCGACCCGCACGCGCCCAAGGCCGACCCGTCGATCGGTGACCTCGTCAAGGACGCGACCGCGCAGGTGTCCACGCTGGTGCGCGCCGAGGTCGAGTTGGCCAAGGCCGAGATCACGCGAGACGTCAAGAAGGGGCTGACCGGCAGCGTCTTCTTCGTCCTCGCGTTGGTCGTGCTGTTCTACTCGACGTTCTTTTTCTTCTTCTTCCTCGGTGAGCTGCTCGACCTGTGGCTGGTCAAGTGGGCGGCGTACCTCATCGTGTTCGGCCTGATGGTCGTCGTCACCGCCATCTTCGCGTTCCTCGGTTATCTCAAGGTGCGACGCATCCGCGGCCCGCAGAAGACGATCGAATCGGTCAAGGAGATCCCCGAGGCGCTGACGCCGGGCCACGACAGGACCAAGGAGATCGCCTCGGGCGACGGAAAGCCGGCGTCGACGGCCGACCCGTCGGGCTGGTAA
- a CDS encoding putative protease, with product MKTSGLRLCRLATTIVVAAAVLLSMSAAVHAQGPVSLGGGSGLVVNGETLCTLTAIGNDNRGRLVGFTSAHCGGPGAKVSAEGVDAAGVVGTMVAGNDALDYAVIEFDPQKVRPVNNVDGFQIDGLGPDPVAGDIACKLGRTTGYSCGVTWGPGEEPGTIVNQVCGQPGDSGAPVTVNNRLVGMIHGAFSEALPTCVIKYIPLHTPAVTMSFNTQLADITAKNRPGTGFVPVGAAA from the coding sequence GTGAAGACCAGCGGCCTCCGGCTGTGCCGTCTCGCCACGACCATCGTCGTCGCAGCAGCGGTACTCCTCTCGATGTCCGCCGCAGTGCACGCTCAGGGACCGGTCTCGTTGGGTGGCGGCTCGGGCCTCGTCGTCAACGGCGAGACACTGTGCACGCTCACCGCGATCGGCAACGACAACCGCGGGCGACTCGTGGGCTTCACCTCCGCGCACTGCGGCGGGCCCGGGGCCAAGGTCAGTGCCGAAGGCGTCGACGCCGCAGGCGTGGTGGGCACGATGGTCGCGGGCAACGACGCCCTGGACTACGCGGTCATCGAGTTCGATCCACAGAAGGTGCGCCCGGTCAACAACGTCGACGGGTTCCAGATCGACGGCCTGGGCCCCGATCCGGTAGCCGGCGACATCGCCTGCAAACTCGGCCGCACGACCGGCTACTCCTGCGGCGTGACGTGGGGGCCGGGCGAGGAGCCGGGCACCATCGTCAACCAGGTGTGTGGTCAGCCCGGCGATTCGGGCGCGCCGGTCACCGTCAACAACCGGCTGGTCGGCATGATCCACGGCGCCTTCTCCGAGGCCCTGCCGACGTGCGTCATCAAGTACATCCCGCTGCACACCCCCGCGGTGACCATGTCGTTCAACACGCAGTTGGCTGACATCACGGCCAAGAACCGGCCGGGGACGGGCTTCGTCCCCGTCGGCGCCGCCGCCTGA